In the Thunnus albacares chromosome 10, fThuAlb1.1, whole genome shotgun sequence genome, TTGAAGCTCATAGAATAAAATCTTCACCTGCCCTTCTGTAGCTCTTAAGTGCCTTTTCAAGTTGTTTTCTGCCCAAAGTTCTATAATTATAGTTGTCAAATAAATTGAAGATAaaatttccctctaaaatgtattGAAGTAGAAGCATAAAACGAAAATACTCATGTTAAACACAAGCATCTCAAAGTTGTACTCAAGTTGCACTAGTACTTGATTAAATATGCAGAGTTACTTTATCATATGCAGCAACAGTCTTCATGAATAACTTGCACACAGATGTCCACCCTAATGGTCGATGTGTTATTTCTGGCAGCAAGAGCTGACGAGTGTATGGGCGTAATGCTGAGGAGGTGAAATCTGCACTCCTGGCTGCACGCCCCGGACTGACTGTGGTCCTCAACCCTGAGAAACCCCGGAGGAACAGCTTTGAGATCACTCTGCTGGATGGAGGCAAaggtgaggaggagggaaaaggggAAATCCAAGAATAGCTCAGACATTTCTCCAAGGGAAGACCGTCATTCTGAGCCAAGTGTCACTACTTCTGTTTTTGACTTCTACCTATTTGAGGCTGCTATTTAAAGGttacaaaattacatttacaaccTTTTCTTGTCATGcagatattttagttttatttctgaGGTTATGATAGATTTAGCTTTTGAAATGGATAGTGATGGAGGTTAATGGGAATTTGTTAGGTGTTCAAAGCATTGAAAATTTTCCTTGTTTTCTATCTTCAGTTTAAAACAGTTCCCATTAGAACTGTTTATAGGACTGTGGATTATACAGAGTAACTGGGACATTGTTAGAAGGATGTGCATTATTTCAAGAGCAAAGGTCTATACTGAGGTGCTGAACTGAGCACAGCAGGCAACAGGTGTGGGACCAGGTTCACTGTATGGCAGTTGGTTTGTTGTAATTGTATTAACTATATATGAATATGTTTGCTTGATCTTGAGGAGGGGCCCCATGTGAAAATCTAGGACCTTCATTTGTCCGGCTGATATTACAGTTACGTTGTGCTCCTTCTTTAATTAGTTAATGTCGAATCAAATCACCACACAGCAAACCTGGGGCCAGGATGCATGCTACTGTACATAATGTACAAAGAGTGGGAGGAGCAGTGGTTTGCGGAGGCCCAGCAGCTAATTTTTGGGCCCCCTATCATGTTAAAATggccacgtgtgtgtgtgtgtgtgtgtgtatatatatactggcATGTTTTGTGAACTTTAGAGCCAGAACtgaattaaacacatttttcaaccATACGACGgagttttattttatcttcaaGTAGAAAAATGTTTACATGCGCTGGAAGCCCGATGTGTTAACTTAAGAAGTCAAATTTGGCAAAAACTTGAACTTGGCCAGAGTTGATGTTTCGTCTGCCACATTAAACCCTGCTTGAAACATCGACAGGAGGCTAATGTTTACCAACACTGTAGAATAACCACCAGAGAGTCGGAAGTTTGCACTGAGAACGAGCGCAGCCCCCTGTCAAATGCAGCATAATGTGTCTGCTGTGTCTATtatgttcatactgtatgtatgatgaTTATATTGCTCTAAGTTAAGAGGTTGGTGCACAAGTTACTGTTCACTTTTTAACCACGTTTTTATTTGAGTATCAGAGTCAACTGTCTTGaaatttcttgatttttttttttttttattattatttttttttccttcaatcCTCCAGAAACTTTTTGAACAGAAGTATTACTGCTTATCTTTTATCTTGTTCCCACAAATGACACATTCTTCCTCACGTCTCATGTCCACAGAAACATCTCTGTGGACTGGAATAAAGAAGGGTCCGCCTCGTAAGCTGAAGTTCCCTCAACCTGATGTTGTAGTTGCTGCTCTACAGGAGGCTCTGAAGTCAGAGTAGATGCACGGTGAAGGTTTGTCATCTCAAAACTGTCTGACAGAGTATTGGCTAATTTTGACAGGTTATTAAATCTTTTCTGTCTAGgtcttaaaaagcattaaattatattttttttttttttttttttttttctttttcattttttaaaaaaagtgcagCAACCAAGTAGGTAGCCCCGGTGCCTACCTTTATTCCCTCTAATGATCAGCAGGGGGtgactccactggttgcaatAAGAAGTCCAATtatatagaagtctatgagaaaatgaagctacttctcacttgatttattacctcagtaaacagtttcctaatgagttgatggtctcaattgctactttcaagtcttcttcaatacagcatgatgttcattttgtaaattatgccTCTATTTAGAGTAAAAtggacgataaagcagggtatgctgTAGGATGTTGCTAACTTATTcacaagtcgctaccacggcggTATGTGACGTGCTGTAGTTGCACCCCGGGGGATTCCTCCTGAGCTCCATGCTCTTGTCTAAATAAGGTCACTTCCCATCGCTTCTGGCGccaaaaaaaaccaagatggcgatggtATTTTTACACAGTCTATGGCAGCAACCCCGTGAAAGTATGAAGGAATATAGATATCGATATATTTTTCTTGGCTGTGTGGTCTAGACAAGAACTAACTTtggtttctaaaaaaaaaagaaaaaagaaccaGTTACAATTTCTGTAGCCACTGCAATGAAATACACATTTGAAATTGTATCCGCTATTACACAGAAGGTCTTAAAAGATGGCTTCATAGAGTTGGGctcataattataatataataatctgTAAGCAGTTGATACTGGGTCCGCTGTCCCCTCAGTGCATTTTTCCCCAGAGCCATGTGTTATGACATAAACTTGGATTTCCTTAGATGACTTGCCATTTTGTGAGTCATCAGGCCAGGGGGCAACATTACTGCTCGTTAGTTGGGCTTCAAACACATTGCCTACCTTCAGCCAACAGACTGTATAAATAACAGTTTTGGTATTTTCAGTGGAAATATTCAGGGGTTGTAGTCCAAAACATCAATAAGATGAAATCAACCGTAAATACAGCTTAAAGTAGGCTTATATAGCTCTTCAAATTGACAACTTGCACATTTAACTGAATTTTATGTAATGCTTATGAGTTGAGTTTCAAG is a window encoding:
- the LOC122990474 gene encoding selenoprotein H-like; amino-acid sequence: MASKAGRRGTKRKAEAPLEEEKPAVEEEKEERGEGEDGQRVVIEHCKSURVYGRNAEEVKSALLAARPGLTVVLNPEKPRRNSFEITLLDGGKETSLWTGIKKGPPRKLKFPQPDVVVAALQEALKSE